AAATAATATACTCATATACAACTATTTGTGAACTAAATGGGTAACCCTATAAAATGATATTGCCACTAAGATACCAAGCTATCAAGAAACACAAAGGGCTTACTATTAATGCTTTAATTTTCATGCATCTTTGTGTCTTTGAGCCATTGTGGCTAAAAAAGGCTTTTCGGAGTGGACTTAAAGCTATAAAAATGTAAAAAAATTCCAAACACTAGATTTTTTCAGTAAGAATATCGTCATTTGAACGACCAATAGGATAAAACAAGAAATAATGAAAAAAATAAACATAATGATTATGGCTTTTGCTTTGATATTTTCGAGCCAAGCCTGCAAAAAAGATGAGGATTCAGATACTCCAGAAGTAGCGGTAAAAATTGGTGCCATTGCCCCAGATTTTAGTGTAGCAGATGAGACAGGAACTTTCTATAAACTGTCAGACCAAAGAGGGAAATATGTAGTAGTGGATTTTTGGGCTGCATGGTGTAGTATATGTAGAACAGAAAACCCCAAAATGCAAGCCTTATACACCAAGTATATGGATAAGAATGTACAGTTCATGGGAGTTTGTTTAGATGAAAATACTGAGAACTGGCAATCAGCTATTGAGGCAGATCAGCTCACCTATCTTCAACTTATTGATGAGGATGCTTTCAGCTCAAAGGTAGCCACCACCTATGGAATAACGAGTGTTCCATTTATGATGTTATTGGATACTGAAGGAAAGATTATCACCTTTACCAGTAGAGTTTCAGAAATTGAATCTTGGTTAAATCAGGAGATTGACTGAGTGGGAAGCATGAAGTCGGAAGGGAGAAGCTGAAGTTGGAAGCTGGAAGCGGGAAGTGGGAAGCGCATGAAGTGGTTGGAAAACTTTGATTAAATCTTAACGTCGAATCAAAACTTTAGTATTCTTCACCACATCATACGTGCGAACTTGAACAATATAATGCCCAGTGGGTAATGAAATGGCTTTTTCAAATTTGAAGAAGTCATTTTCTGTATAGGTCATTACTGCTTTTCCGGCTAGATCGTAGAAAATAATATCGGCTTGTTTGATCATCTTTCGGCTACGGACCACTATACTTTCTGGGTAATAATAAACCTCAATATCTCCTTCCTCCACGGGCTGTAACACCCAATCGGTGAAATATAATTTGAAAGGATAATTTCCATCGCTGGTGAAATAGTCGAAGGTATAAGACTCCTCTAAGAGGTTGATTCTTTTATTCCAAATTAAATCTTCAAGTATGAGATAATCATAGCCCATATTGCTATCTATGCTGATGGTAAAAGTTCCATTTGATTGGCATTTTACTGATAAGTCCATCATGGTGGTATCTGGAAGCTGATTAATGCCCAATTCTTTTTCTCCGCCATAAGTGAATATCTGTGGACGGTTGTTTCGATGAGGCATGATCTTCAGCGCATCTTTATCATATTCAAAATCAGGACTAGAGCTTGGATTGAAACTGATATAGGTATAGTCGGAGCCATTTTTACTATCTACTTTTAGTTTCAAAACATGGTCGCGGATATTTAGGTTTTCTTGAAACCCAGAAGCATGTATTCTATCGGCATTCAGGAAATCCATTTGCTCGTTTTGCTCTGCATATACCCAAAACACATCTAAAGGTTGAATGAGAGGATGGGCATCTCCTAAACCATCGATATAAGTTTCAAATTGATCCTCCTCCATGTTAAATCTATAAAGAGCAGGATGAGAAAGATGAGTGAAATCGAGTTGGGACCAGTTGAAAGAGCTGGGATATGGGTTTGCCAAACTATAGAAGCGATTTTCATGGAAAGTATAATGCATATCTCCCCAATTAGATTCTCCTTTGAAATGGATGACTTGTCCACTATCCAAGTCTAAGATATAAGGATTCATGGCTTGAAATAAATAGGAAGAATCTTCAATAGGAAGAAAATATTCATCATCACCCTCCTCATAGCCAAAGGCTGTAATGCTATCCAAGTGAAACCAAGTACTTTCTTTAATGGGTAATCCCATACAATCTATTTGTGCTTTACTGGATTGGTATTGATAAGTAAATCCACCTTTTTGTTCCTCCCCATTTTCTAGAATAAATGAGGCTTTGTTTTCATCATTGGCTAGTAAGAGAAAATCTCCTTTATCAATAATGCTTTCACATGTCAACTGTCCTTGAGGGCTTAGCGTAAGTTTTGTTTCTGCCATAATTTCCAAACTACCAATATCTACAATAGTATCTATCCAAGGAAATCGGGGAGCACTAGGCGTAATTACTATATTGGCTTTAGATTCTGGTGTTTTACTTCCATACCAGTTACTCTCATTATACCAGACTGTATCTTTTTCTCCTGTCCAATAATATTTATCGTCTTTTTCTTCTGTTCTGATTAAATTTACTCTTGAAATAAAATCAAATGGAGCATTGGTTTCTTCTATATCATCTTCCCAATATTCATAATAAAAAGGTGATTCTTCTAGTATAATGAAAACTTGATCTCCCAAATGAGCATCATATATTCCTATATCCCCTATCTCTGTACCACTTCTTCGTCTGTTCTGTATAAGATAACGATTAGAGAAATCTTCAATTACCGAATTTCTAGTATAATTATTAATCTCAGTGGAAAAAGGTGAAGAATCCAATAAACTATCTTTATGAATATCATAAGCATAAGGTTCCTCCCACGAGATTTTCACTTCATTACTCATAAAATCACCATAGACGAGTCCATTACTGGCACAAAATAAGTTGTTTCGAGGAGTGGCAGGGTTTGAATTTGTTGGAAAAAATCTATTCATATCAAAAATGCGATTGACTTCATTGGTTTCTTTATTCCATGTAAATAGCATACCATAAGTCCAGTCATCAGTGGCAGTACCTCCATCACTACAGCTACCCACATAAACATTGGGTAAATACTCTATCAAATCTCTTACATACTCCAAATCTGGCACTTGAGATTCTATCATTTCATTTTTATAATAATTATATTCATAGAAATTAAAAAAACGATTGAAATAAATATTGCCATTGCTGTTCATCTTAGGTTCAGAGTTTCCAAAATACAATAAATCGATATCATATATCTTCTTTAATCGATTCTGCATATAGTCATACTCGAATACAAAAGCTCCTCTAGAATCTTTAGTTTCTTTTGATGTGCTTACAGTAGAAATCCCGATAATTTTACCACTTCCCACACTAAAACCATTTGCATAAGGATTAATATCAAAGCCAATTTCTGCTAAATCCAGTTTCTTGGTAAACTCATGACTGTTCTGATCAATCTGAAATAATATACCTTTATTTTCTTTGCCTCCATATCCAGTCATCCCATAAATATGTCCATCCTCTCCTTGGCACATCCAATTGGGATTTTGACCTTCGATAGCGCTTTCATTTCTACCAAACATTTTCAAAACATCTATTTCTTTATGAATAGGATCATAATTATAAATCCCTCCCCACTGGTGATTTTGAAACCCCTGAAATAAGCCCAAGAAACGACCTTCGGAAGCATGAATTTTACCATAAGGAATACTCGCATCCAAATCATTAAAATCTACTAATACCTCTAACACTCTAGTTAAAAGATTAAAGCTAAATATCTTTCCTTTACCTTGTTCATCTCTATTCTTCAGCACACCAATTAGTTTATAATCTGTTAATTGGGTGAAATATCCATCAAACTCGTGATTTAAAAATTCCGATGAATAAGCAGAGATATGATATAAGGCTTGAATACTTGATGTTAAAGGGTTAAATTTATAAATAGTTCCCCCAGAATGCTCACCACCATAAGCCGTAACACCATAAAAATTCCCATCACTGGCCTTAAACATTTCTCCTTTGGGTTTTCGTCCAGTTTCATTACTGAATGAAGCTTCAATGATATAACTATCTCCTTTGGGATCTAATTTAAAAACCACGCCATCGCCAT
This region of Lentimicrobium sp. L6 genomic DNA includes:
- a CDS encoding choice-of-anchor tandem repeat GloVer-containing protein; its protein translation is MKRIAFLICILFIPVIFSYAQEEIWGYHSLAGSEGGGMIFTVDPENKEVETIHRFGHGYIEYDAPTNPIFFENGNGLLYGSIEEQLYSYNPSSQEIIVLLDSLDFGKLVAIDEDYIYATRLGDTVVDVFAYDIQNNTQEWLLAIPKSQGYEHKGYWTKLDNGKFYTLTRYGGLEGSGALIEIDVENASSRKSIDFGEAKNPEGSLKVHANGFTYGTTVNGGGNGDGVVFKLDPKGDSYIIEASFSNETGRKPKGEMFKASDGNFYGVTAYGGEHSGGTIYKFNPLTSSIQALYHISAYSSEFLNHEFDGYFTQLTDYKLIGVLKNRDEQGKGKIFSFNLLTRVLEVLVDFNDLDASIPYGKIHASEGRFLGLFQGFQNHQWGGIYNYDPIHKEIDVLKMFGRNESAIEGQNPNWMCQGEDGHIYGMTGYGGKENKGILFQIDQNSHEFTKKLDLAEIGFDINPYANGFSVGSGKIIGISTVSTSKETKDSRGAFVFEYDYMQNRLKKIYDIDLLYFGNSEPKMNSNGNIYFNRFFNFYEYNYYKNEMIESQVPDLEYVRDLIEYLPNVYVGSCSDGGTATDDWTYGMLFTWNKETNEVNRIFDMNRFFPTNSNPATPRNNLFCASNGLVYGDFMSNEVKISWEEPYAYDIHKDSLLDSSPFSTEINNYTRNSVIEDFSNRYLIQNRRRSGTEIGDIGIYDAHLGDQVFIILEESPFYYEYWEDDIEETNAPFDFISRVNLIRTEEKDDKYYWTGEKDTVWYNESNWYGSKTPESKANIVITPSAPRFPWIDTIVDIGSLEIMAETKLTLSPQGQLTCESIIDKGDFLLLANDENKASFILENGEEQKGGFTYQYQSSKAQIDCMGLPIKESTWFHLDSITAFGYEEGDDEYFLPIEDSSYLFQAMNPYILDLDSGQVIHFKGESNWGDMHYTFHENRFYSLANPYPSSFNWSQLDFTHLSHPALYRFNMEEDQFETYIDGLGDAHPLIQPLDVFWVYAEQNEQMDFLNADRIHASGFQENLNIRDHVLKLKVDSKNGSDYTYISFNPSSSPDFEYDKDALKIMPHRNNRPQIFTYGGEKELGINQLPDTTMMDLSVKCQSNGTFTISIDSNMGYDYLILEDLIWNKRINLLEESYTFDYFTSDGNYPFKLYFTDWVLQPVEEGDIEVYYYPESIVVRSRKMIKQADIIFYDLAGKAVMTYTENDFFKFEKAISLPTGHYIVQVRTYDVVKNTKVLIRR
- a CDS encoding peroxiredoxin, producing the protein MKKINIMIMAFALIFSSQACKKDEDSDTPEVAVKIGAIAPDFSVADETGTFYKLSDQRGKYVVVDFWAAWCSICRTENPKMQALYTKYMDKNVQFMGVCLDENTENWQSAIEADQLTYLQLIDEDAFSSKVATTYGITSVPFMMLLDTEGKIITFTSRVSEIESWLNQEID